In Colias croceus chromosome 8, ilColCroc2.1, a genomic segment contains:
- the LOC123693843 gene encoding pancreatic lipase-related protein 2-like has translation MFPKLILVSAALVACNALHSFGPRSSKQGSFNEYLLFTRASLNPEVFNSSLASIQETSMVLTRNTTIIVHGHGGSGDTTLNPTVQNALLQVEDAEVIVVDWSQYSLQSYTNAVNAVPSVGAYLGSLISQLVEAGVAAYGSIHIVGFGLGAHVAGYAGRGVNGQVARITGLDPSGNQWGTNSNRLKSSDAKYVEVIHTDGFGLLPNGIGTNLGHVDIYANGGEGQPGCFLSSACSHQRAWELFAASLTHSHLNAHSCNSFAEMRLNRCRGILFPIGTNAMSKFGNGVYRINTGRRYPY, from the exons ATGTTTCCTAAACTTATATTAGTTTCAGCCGCTTTAGTGg CTTGCAATGCGTTGCATTCGTTTGGTCCGCGTTCGTCAAAGCAGGGAAGCTTCAACGAGTATTTACTGTTTACgag AGCAAGCTTAAATCCCGAAGTATTCAATAGTTCATTAGCATCTATTCAAGAAACTTCTATGGTCTTGACTCGCAACACTACAATTATTGTCCACGGGCACGGTGGATCAGGAGACACTACTTTGAATCCAACGGTTCAAAACG CTTTGCTCCAAGTGGAAGACGCTGAAGTGATCGTTGTGGATTGGTCTCAGTATTCCCTGCAAAGTTACACTAACGCCGTGAACGCCGTCCCCAGTGTTGGTGCTTACCTGGGTTCGCTGATCAGTCAGCTAGTAGAAGCTGGAGTGGCTGCATACGGCAGTATTCATATTGTAGGCTTTGGTCTCGGAGCCCACGTTGCTGGCTACGCAGGCAGAGGTGTCAACGGACAAGTTGCTAGAATTACAG GACTCGACCCATCTGGAAACCAATGGGGCACAAATTCGAACAGACTCAAAAGCAGTGACGCAAAATACGTAGAAGTGATCCACACAGATGGGTTCGGACTTCTGCCAAATGGGATTGGAACTAATTTGGGGCACGTGGACATCTATGCGAACGGCGGTGAAGGCCAGCCAGGCTGTTTCCTCTCCAGCGCTTGCAGCCACCAGCGCGCTTGGGAACTCTTCGCCGCTTCTCTTACCCATAGCCATTTGAACGCTCATTCCTGCAACTCCTTCGCTGAAATGAGGTTGAATAGATGCCGTGGTATACTTTTCCCAATTGGTACCAACGCTATGTCCAAATTCgg AAATGGAGTCTATCGCATTAACACCGGCAGAAGATATCCCTATTAG